AAGCATCTCCTGGACAAGCGAATGATCGTGTGTAATAAGCTTTAACTCATTTGAAAAAACATACGCCCTTGAATCTCCGACATGGCCGACTATAACGTTATTTTTGTTTACTACTGCTGCAGTCATAGTCGTACCCATATGGAAATATTCGTCCTTTAGATAAGACATCCTAAAAACGCTTTTGTTGGCAGCCAGAAAACCGTTTTTCATGTCCGCTTCACTTATGCTTTTTTTCTTTTTCTTTAAATAATCGTATAAACCTTTTGTTGCAGCATTAGCGGCGACGTTGCCTGCATTATGCCCGCCCATTCCGTCAGCTACTATTGCAATGGTTACGCCCTCATTTAGCACAAATACGGCGTCTTCATTACGCTCTCTTATTTTTCCTGCGTGCGTATAAGCAAAATACTGCATTTTCACCTCGTCTTAAAATTTTATCCTTTGTTTTCGTCAATTGCACGTGCCCTTAGCTGCCCGCATGCACCCGATATGTCTGCCCCCAGCGTCCTTCTCATTGTCGCCGATACACCTATATCGTTTAAATGGTTAAGAAACGTATAAAGTGTCTTCTTGTTAGGCGGTTTTTTCGTAGAAGTAGCATTTAGCGGTATCAAGTTCACATGGCAGTTTAAGTTTAAAAGCAGTTTTTTTAATTTTTGTGCGTCAGATATACTGTCGTTAAACCCGGATATAAGCGCATATTCTATTATTATCCTCCGCCCGGTTTTATCAAAATACATTCTTGCTTCTTTCATTATATCATCAATTGTATAAGCTTTGGCAATAGGCAAAATTTCTCTTCTTTTTTCATCGGTTACTGCATGAAGGGAAATACACAACACCGGAGATAAGCCAGATTCTATAAGCTTTTTAATGCCCGGCACTATACCGCACGTAGATACCGATACATGCCGTAAGCTCATATTAAACCCGTCTTTATCACTTATCATTTTAAGAAACTTTAATGTCTCATCAATATTGTCAAGCGGCTCACCAGATCCCATAAGAACGACATTGCTTGCCTTTTCGCCGCTTAATCTTCCTGCCATAACAACTTGAGACAAAATCTCCCCCGCAGTTAAGTTCCTGATAAGCCCACCGGTAGTAGAAGAACAAAACACGCATCCCATGGCACAGCCGACCTGTGTAGATATGCATACGCTTAAGCCATGCTCATAGCCCATTATAACGCTTTCAATTAAGTTATCATCAAAAAGCTTATATAAAAGCTTTTTTGTCCCGTCTTTTGAAACAAGTTCCCTTTCAACGGTTAAAAATCCGCTGCCAAATTCTTCACTAAGCTCAGTTCTTAAGTCTTTTGGTATGTTGCTTATTTCGTCAAAATTTAGGCCCTTTAAAAGAGCAGAGTATATTTGGCTTGCCCTGTATTTGGGTTGGCCTTTTTTATTTAATATGCTAATCCACTCTTCTAAATTTATATCTAAAACATTCATTTAAACTTTCTCCATCAGGCAGACAAAAAACCCTTCTCCGTCCTGGCTAGGCATCATAGTGTGCATGATGTCCGTTTCGCCGTTTATATCTATACTTACTAACTTAAAATCCGGGTTCCTTTTTAAAAACCAGTTTACCGTATCTTCGTTCTCTGCCTTTGTAACTGTACAGGTTAAAAAGGCAAGCCTTCCGCCCCTCTTTACGCGAAGGGCCGAGGCATCCAGTATTTGCCTTGAGACCTCAGCCAACGATATAATATCCTCTTCTTTCCTGTGGATTCTGATATCCGGTTTTTTAAACACCATGCCAAGAGCCGAACAAGGCGCATCAACTAAAACTAAATCAAAATGCTCTTTTTTAAGCGGGTCTTCATACGTTACGGAAGCATCTCTATATAATACCCTGGCATCAACGCCCAAACGGCTCAGATTCTCTTTTATCAGTTTTATCCTGTGAAGGTGTATGTCACACGCGGTAATAAAGGCCTTCCCGCCGCTTAATGCAGCCAGATATGCGGTTTTAGCTCCTGGTGCAGCACAAACATCCAGCGCACTGCTTTCGGCGTTATAAACTGCATATACGGCCTTCATAGAGGATATGCCCATAACGGACATTTTGCCCGAAATAAACTCCTCTATATTCTCTACATCCGTAATAGACTTAACTTCCCTTGCATAAGGTGGATAGCTTTTTAAATCGGCTTTACTCGTCTTTAATGGGTTATCATATACATATGTTGATTTGTTGTCTGCTTCATATGATAAAAATTCAGTAGCTCTGTTAATGCCCATATCATTTATGAACGTTTTTACCATCCATTCCGGAAAACTATACTTAATAGACAAATATGCCGATAAATCATTTTCATCAGGCAGGCTCCTTCTTTCTTTTCTTAAAAACGTCCTCAATACAGCGTTGACAAATCCGGCCTGCTTCCTGCCGTATATTCTGGACAGCTTGACCGCCTCGTCTACTGCGGTATACTCCGGCACATTTAAATACATTATCTGTGCAACAGCCATCCTCAATATGTTTTTTATATTGCCTTTTACTCTCTTCCCAGATATAAAAGGAGAAAGATAATAGTCTATACTTATCTTTTTCTCAATGGCAACTGATGCAAGCGCAGTTAAAAACGGACGGGAAGACAAGGATACACTACGCAGATGCTTTTTTAATACTAAGTTAAGATACCCTCCGTCGAAAACTTCGTTTAATATTTTTAAACAAACGCTTCTTATGTTTTCGTTGCCCTGTTTATCCAACTATATCCCCCACCTTAAATCTGTTTGCGTTAACCGCGTCTAAAGCGCTGATTACGCCTTTGCCCTCAAACTGCAGCAAGTCAACGGATATTGCCCCGTCACCTGTTGCTACTATCACGCCGCTCATTTTATCCACAG
The sequence above is drawn from the Eubacteriales bacterium genome and encodes:
- a CDS encoding Stp1/IreP family PP2C-type Ser/Thr phosphatase, whose amino-acid sequence is MQYFAYTHAGKIRERNEDAVFVLNEGVTIAIVADGMGGHNAGNVAANAATKGLYDYLKKKKKSISEADMKNGFLAANKSVFRMSYLKDEYFHMGTTMTAAVVNKNNVIVGHVGDSRAYVFSNELKLITHDHSLVQEMLERGVIDEETARFHPQKNIITRAIGTKRNVDVDVYSFHINTGDMMLLCSDGLTRYLSEKEIENILCRNGSIEEKVKVMGNLALHRGGADNISIVGLLNID
- the rlmN gene encoding 23S rRNA (adenine(2503)-C(2))-methyltransferase RlmN is translated as MNVLDINLEEWISILNKKGQPKYRASQIYSALLKGLNFDEISNIPKDLRTELSEEFGSGFLTVERELVSKDGTKKLLYKLFDDNLIESVIMGYEHGLSVCISTQVGCAMGCVFCSSTTGGLIRNLTAGEILSQVVMAGRLSGEKASNVVLMGSGEPLDNIDETLKFLKMISDKDGFNMSLRHVSVSTCGIVPGIKKLIESGLSPVLCISLHAVTDEKRREILPIAKAYTIDDIMKEARMYFDKTGRRIIIEYALISGFNDSISDAQKLKKLLLNLNCHVNLIPLNATSTKKPPNKKTLYTFLNHLNDIGVSATMRRTLGADISGACGQLRARAIDENKG
- the rsmB gene encoding 16S rRNA (cytosine(967)-C(5))-methyltransferase RsmB, whose protein sequence is MDKQGNENIRSVCLKILNEVFDGGYLNLVLKKHLRSVSLSSRPFLTALASVAIEKKISIDYYLSPFISGKRVKGNIKNILRMAVAQIMYLNVPEYTAVDEAVKLSRIYGRKQAGFVNAVLRTFLRKERRSLPDENDLSAYLSIKYSFPEWMVKTFINDMGINRATEFLSYEADNKSTYVYDNPLKTSKADLKSYPPYAREVKSITDVENIEEFISGKMSVMGISSMKAVYAVYNAESSALDVCAAPGAKTAYLAALSGGKAFITACDIHLHRIKLIKENLSRLGVDARVLYRDASVTYEDPLKKEHFDLVLVDAPCSALGMVFKKPDIRIHRKEEDIISLAEVSRQILDASALRVKRGGRLAFLTCTVTKAENEDTVNWFLKRNPDFKLVSIDINGETDIMHTMMPSQDGEGFFVCLMEKV